The sequence tgacaggtccgCTCTCACTTTCTCCTCTTAATCGTACAGCCCTTACATACAGTACCAGAGGAAGAAGGGGGGATGGCTAATGTTGCCTGTCAATATAGCACCACTATTATCACTCTCAGTActactaaaggagaagtctggcgaaaatttttatttaagtattgtattgcctcacaaaagttatataaatcaccaatatacacttattacaggaaatgctcataaagtgctttttttccctgcacttactactgcatcaaggcttcacttcctggataacatggtgatgtcacgacccgactcccagagctgtgtgggctgtggctgctggagaggatgatggcaggggggcactgagggacacagggcactggagggacacggagcatccctctgccatcatcctctccagcagccacagcccgcacagctctgagagtcgggtcgtgacatcaccatgttatgcaggaagtgacatcaccatgttatccaggaagtgaagccttgatgcagtagtaagtacagggcaaaaaaacactttataagcatttcccgtaataccaatataagtgtatattggtgatttgtataacttttgaaggggcaatacaatacttaaataaaatttttcgctggacttctcctttaagtgaagaCATGAGTCAAAAGTTGTAGGACCCCACTGACTGCAGTGTTACTGGCCAACtgtctgctgtgtatgggggtctccagaTTGCATTGCTCACCAGTACTTTTCTATTCTTCATGATAAGAATATCATGTACTGCTTTACCTGGACTGATCGAAACAATGATACCACGTTTCTatgaaatggaaaattaaaaaaggaAAATCCGCCTAAATATAAAATTATCAATTGACAGGAATTACTTTGGTTTATCAAATGCGTTCTGTTGATCATAGATAGGAACAGCCGGATCCTTTATGGATTAGTGCAGTCATTCATTTTAGGATGTGGAAGATCTGTTAGACATCTCTTGGTAATGATTTACTAATCTGCTTCAGGGAAAAATCACAGAAGATCCATTTAGCCTTCACACCCCCACATGAGGTGGCCATGGCAGATGGGGCTGGCTCAGACATGAACATTTAAATGAGGACTCCTATGAACAAGCTGTCCAGATCAGGCCGGATACCCAAAGGAACCATTTAGTCTTCAGTTCTCTCTTCCACCAGGTAAgtggctatatatacacacacttatatatgctATTTCGCCATCTTTAGTCTGGAGGTCGACAATATTTTGGATAATGGCTTATTTACTTATGTTCTCTCCAAATGGGAAAAGAGTTGTGAGTTGCCATCCCCTATAACTATCAGGGAAAATATCCCTGACAAAGGCAACTTTCCCTATCAGGGATACTCTGGTCTACTTAGGGTGCttatacacagacagatttatctgacagatttttgaagccaaaaccaggaacagactatgaacaggaaacaggtcataaaggaaagactcctcttttcaagtccatccctggctttggcttcaaaaatctgtcaggtaaatctctctgagtaaacgcaccattagactcaGCAGCACGGTCATGTGACTAATCACCCATTGATCACACCATTATTGGGACATATGGATGCAGCAGAACTGACTTTACTGCATGTAGAAAGCCTATATAAAGTCATTGGTCAGTAAAGGGTTATTCTTATCTCAACTAATATATACCTGTAGGCCTCCTTAAGTAaaatatatttgcaaatacattccTTTTGCAAACTTGACTCCTTCCCGATtggctgctcttttcctccaatTCTCAGTGCATCGTTCTCTAGTTTAGAGACCACCAccctgctctaaaagcattggtcTGGCTGGTGTTTATATAGACAGATATTAAAAAGTATTTATACActatgaaggagatttatcaaacatggtgtaaagggaaactgtctcagttgcccctagcaaccaatcagattccacctttaatttctcacagactttttgaaaaataaaaggtggaacctgattggttgctaggggcaactgagccaatgtcactttacaccatgtttgataaccctCCCCCTATacctctatacatctacattatagttttatatacacaccagccataccactgtttttagagcaggaTGGTggccggtaacctagacaatgagctgtcaacaatataGCGGCATATCAGGAGACATTTGCTAAATGAACATATCTGCAAAAATCAATAATACACACAGGGAccggggaagaggtggctgagggaaaagacgtccactcacctccccggttccagtggtgggtccccggttcccggccgcttcctggtgtctgacgatgtgacgtctcaggtccgctcagccagtcagtgaaggaggcgggatctgagcggacttgaaacggatcccgcctccttcactgactggctgagcggacctgagatgtcacgtctcgggcccgcgtcagacaccagagcgacgcaatgcgggacccgccgctggaaccggggaggtgagtgtacatcttttccctcagccacctcatccccggtgCCAgtcaaaaagtgccccccccccctttaagaaattaggttttattaggcaaaaaaaaaaaaagcctctttctataTTCAAACTGGATTAAGAGATCAGaagggtcagtgcttatctgggagcttgatgagagaagattgcaggatgatgttttGTTCAGAGAtgacttctctcctctctgtgctccctccTTCCTTACCCTCTCCATAGAggataatggacacagaaatcctgcttcttctgaagtgaggggggagctaggaaaacagctttttgagtacagaagtaagctcttttgcttaataaaacctattacagagtttttttttaaatcacttgaACTATTATTaatttctgaaaaattacattaaaatgaCAATTTCACTtcaacttgatgagtcctacaaagtataactatattagtggagatgataatacccctttaaggggttatccagaataaaTAAAAACGTATGCTGTTTGTTGTTAGTATTACAGCTACGTTCCATTCAAGTGAGCCAGGTTGTAACAGCCCTATAGCACCGAAAGATTATTGTGTCAAAAATCATTATATAATTTGAATTTAAGCCATAATATTTCCGTGAGTAAGCAGGCAACTATGAAATgcgtttgtatgttgttgatcgcatcttttgacctGATCATATTAGTttgcaaatctttcggtgtattTACACATCGTTCGTTCGTAAATAAGATTCGTATACAAGACTATATGAACAATAGTAATTGCAATGGTAACGATTGATAATTACTCCATGTATTATAGAGAATGATTTCAAGTTGCTCCCAAAAGCAGTCGTTTGCAATTGTTAATCAATGGGAAacgaaaaatcgcttcatctaataggaccctaataccacacacaacctgagtactGGTGTGGCATTGTGTGGAAAGCAGCCATATATTCTTCTAATCCCTAGACAATCCATTGAACTCTTTAAGGTACCACACATTTACCATTTTGCTATTTTAACACAGGATGTTTACGTCCCAAATGATCTCATTGGTTCTGGTTGGATACTTGTCTGCTGTGCAAGGACGTCGGCCATGCCATCTTACCAATGCCACCATATCTGCAGAGAAGGACCACTGCCCGGTGTGCGTCACCTTTAAAACCACAATCTGCAGTGGTTACTGCCAGACAATGGTGAGATCTGTACATTGCTTGTTTAGTTGGTGGTATATAGGCTGTTGCTGTGACATAGGATGTGAgagggagattttttttaaaacttttgcaGAGAAGCAGCAGGCCAAAGCCACCAAATAGATTTCAGTTTCATTCAATaaaagctgaaatctgattgATTTCTATGGGCAACTACTCCACtgccattgtctaggttaccgaccacatctctgctctaaaagcagtggtctcaaaggagtatatacagctatagtaCACTTActcaatatatatattataatgtatttATAAACTATATGACAGAAAAATGTTAAGACTTGCATCTTCTTTTTACTGTGGCCTATGGAatttatacaatatatattaggcagattttttttttcttaacaggaTCCACTGTACAAAACTGCCCTTTCTCCATTTAAACAACACATCTGCACCTATAAAGAAATCCGCTATGACACCATCAGACTGCCAGACTGCTTACCTGGCACGGACCCATTCTTCACCTACCCTGTGGCACTAAATTGTCA is a genomic window of Dendropsophus ebraccatus isolate aDenEbr1 chromosome 12, aDenEbr1.pat, whole genome shotgun sequence containing:
- the LHB gene encoding lutropin subunit beta, translating into MFTSQMISLVLVGYLSAVQGRRPCHLTNATISAEKDHCPVCVTFKTTICSGYCQTMDPLYKTALSPFKQHICTYKEIRYDTIRLPDCLPGTDPFFTYPVALNCHCDHCKMDYSDCTVDSSEPDVCDKRRIDF